From the genome of Methylomonas sp. UP202, one region includes:
- a CDS encoding biopolymer transporter ExbD translates to MGFKTNSEEDEAVSEINVTPLVDVMLVLVIILLVTAPLLTQSVNVALPKTASTTPDTEKQPMQLGIDAQGGVTLNKNPIADLAGLETTLQGELAANPDIVIHIYADQGVNYGKVAEVMATVQHAGISKLAFVTVEQ, encoded by the coding sequence ATGGGCTTTAAAACCAATTCCGAAGAAGACGAAGCCGTTAGCGAAATCAACGTCACGCCGCTGGTCGACGTCATGTTGGTACTGGTGATCATCCTGCTGGTCACCGCGCCGCTGTTAACGCAATCGGTCAATGTGGCGCTACCCAAAACCGCCTCGACCACCCCGGACACCGAAAAACAACCGATGCAACTCGGCATCGACGCGCAGGGCGGCGTCACGCTGAACAAAAACCCGATCGCCGACTTGGCTGGATTGGAGACCACGTTGCAGGGCGAATTAGCCGCCAATCCCGACATCGTGATCCACATCTACGCGGACCAAGGTGTTAACTACGGTAAAGTCGCCGAAGTGATGGCAACGGTGCAACATGCCGGTATTTCCAAACTGGCCTTCGTCACCGTCGAGCAATAA